A genomic window from Rhodothermales bacterium includes:
- a CDS encoding T9SS type A sorting domain-containing protein: MRRRFTAFAAMLMIGAMVAPWASAQITDVTIREINFISPDSIQALNDAGVTLDDPRIENAIFNDLLRDTVRVRAVVMSDPTLSGLSTPNSEGLPSRVHFFVRDTASVTQGNAGMGLQIVDGSWQENGVLSLLVGDVIEIVGVVAPFDEVMQVAPVSITALGVYTDFGLPASILDPVVITTGDTHKVVGQDNRIQTNWDNLADLRGQYVRIENAIVQRRDISSDRPNWTFSSDAGVTQVYIRDLSLAYRNDRDGAQDATQFRVFEDDFVPPPPGAGINIQGFMFMDDFDPFAVGTDPDVLIKISPMEREDLEITVTPPIASNPSKPETVLGTEDSAVITADITPDPTRTLESVVLYYYTSSVPDTMSVEGSLSGKTQAAVYQFTIPPAADGDFVTYWIIATDNLGAESQPVNVSYRVLGSGITTIAHVQETADGGPGAGPFAGLTLPMNITATVVSQPDSSGLWAIQDDEGLAPWSGILLRDGDTNVQTLKQGDVINITEAEIEERFDVTRLRNITMTVTGTAVPPGYKSVPTSALVDESVAEAHEGMRLRFENVTIVSIESFGEWTFSSDGTAENAVNADDASDAFGSSFAGDTFAPDDAVAFIQGIWWFSFGEYKLVPESSLDIGGINVANEEFEVPGEFALGQNYPNPFNPSTTIQYNIPAASVVSVQVFDMLGRNVATLVDGQVAAGTHTVSFDARNLASGVYLYRLEAAGNVINRSMMLLK; this comes from the coding sequence ATGAGAAGACGATTTACAGCTTTCGCTGCGATGCTCATGATCGGTGCCATGGTGGCGCCGTGGGCTAGTGCGCAGATCACGGATGTCACGATTCGTGAAATCAATTTTATTAGCCCGGATTCGATTCAGGCACTGAATGATGCCGGCGTAACGCTCGACGACCCCCGAATCGAGAACGCCATCTTCAACGACCTGCTGCGTGATACCGTACGCGTCCGCGCCGTAGTGATGAGCGACCCGACGCTCTCCGGTCTTTCAACCCCGAACAGCGAGGGTCTTCCAAGCAGGGTTCATTTCTTCGTCCGGGACACTGCCTCGGTGACTCAGGGTAACGCAGGAATGGGATTGCAGATTGTAGATGGATCCTGGCAGGAGAACGGAGTGCTCAGCCTCCTCGTGGGTGATGTCATCGAGATCGTCGGCGTTGTCGCCCCGTTCGATGAGGTCATGCAGGTGGCGCCGGTAAGCATCACCGCACTCGGCGTATATACGGATTTTGGCCTCCCGGCCTCGATCCTGGACCCGGTTGTCATCACGACGGGTGATACGCACAAAGTCGTGGGTCAGGACAATCGCATTCAGACCAACTGGGACAATCTCGCGGATCTGCGAGGCCAGTACGTACGGATTGAGAACGCCATCGTCCAGAGACGCGATATCAGTTCAGACCGTCCGAACTGGACATTCAGTTCTGACGCAGGCGTTACGCAGGTGTACATCAGAGACCTGTCGCTGGCATACCGCAACGACAGAGACGGAGCCCAGGATGCGACGCAATTCAGAGTGTTCGAGGACGACTTCGTGCCGCCGCCACCGGGTGCCGGAATCAACATCCAGGGATTCATGTTCATGGATGATTTTGATCCGTTCGCCGTCGGTACGGACCCGGACGTCTTGATCAAAATCTCGCCGATGGAAAGGGAAGATCTCGAAATCACGGTGACACCGCCGATAGCGTCCAATCCGAGCAAGCCGGAGACCGTGTTAGGAACGGAAGACTCGGCCGTCATTACCGCCGACATAACTCCGGATCCGACGCGGACCCTCGAGTCGGTCGTGCTCTACTACTATACGTCCTCTGTGCCTGACACGATGTCGGTTGAAGGCAGTCTCTCGGGCAAGACGCAGGCGGCTGTCTACCAGTTCACGATACCTCCAGCAGCCGACGGCGATTTTGTGACCTACTGGATAATCGCCACGGACAACCTCGGGGCAGAGTCGCAACCGGTCAATGTCAGCTATCGCGTGCTTGGCAGCGGAATCACAACGATTGCGCATGTTCAGGAGACCGCCGACGGTGGTCCTGGTGCTGGCCCGTTTGCCGGGCTCACGTTGCCCATGAACATAACCGCGACCGTCGTAAGCCAGCCTGACTCGTCAGGATTATGGGCGATTCAGGATGACGAGGGACTCGCGCCCTGGAGTGGAATCCTCCTTCGCGATGGCGACACGAATGTGCAGACGTTGAAGCAGGGCGACGTGATCAATATCACGGAGGCGGAGATCGAAGAACGTTTCGACGTGACGCGACTCCGTAACATCACGATGACCGTCACAGGCACGGCTGTGCCTCCGGGTTACAAGTCCGTTCCGACGAGCGCACTGGTCGACGAGAGTGTTGCAGAGGCCCATGAAGGCATGCGGCTCAGGTTCGAAAACGTCACGATCGTCAGCATTGAGAGCTTCGGCGAATGGACGTTCTCATCGGACGGAACGGCCGAGAACGCTGTCAATGCAGACGACGCATCCGACGCATTCGGCAGCTCATTTGCTGGAGACACCTTCGCTCCCGACGACGCGGTTGCGTTTATCCAGGGTATCTGGTGGTTCTCCTTCGGCGAGTACAAGCTCGTCCCGGAGAGTTCGCTCGACATCGGTGGCATCAACGTCGCTAACGAGGAATTCGAAGTGCCTGGCGAGTTTGCGCTTGGCCAGAATTACCCGAACCCGTTCAACCCTTCAACGACGATTCAGTACAACATACCGGCAGCGTCAGTGGTCTCCGTCCAGGTATTCGACATGCTGGGCAGGAACGTTGCTACGCTCGTGGACGGCCAGGTCGCGGCAGGCACCCATACGGTGTCGTTCGATGCGCGCAACCTTGCGAGCGGCGTGTATCTCTATCGCCTCGAGGCGGCAGGAAACGTCATCAACCGTTCCATGATGTTGCTGAAATAG